The following proteins are co-located in the Equus caballus isolate H_3958 breed thoroughbred chromosome 15, TB-T2T, whole genome shotgun sequence genome:
- the KCNF1 gene encoding voltage-gated potassium channel regulatory subunit KCNF1, protein MDGAGERSLPEPDSRGSRAGDDIEIVVNVGGVRQVLYGDLLSRYPETRLAELINCLAGGYDTIFSLCDDYDPGKREFYFDRDPDAFKCVIEVYYFGEVHMKKGICPICFKNEMDFWKVDLKFLDDCCKSHLSEKREELEEIARRVQLILDDLGVDTAEGRWRRCQKCVWKFLEKPESSCPARVVAVLSFLLILISSVVMCMGTIPELQVLDAEGNRVEHPTLENVETACIGWFTLEYLLRLFSSPNKLHFALSFMNIVDVLAILPFYVSLTLTHLGARMMELTNVQQAVQALRIMRIARIFKLARHSSGLQTLTYALKRSFKELGLLLMYLAVGIFVFSALGYTMEQSHPETLFKSIPQSFWWAIITMTTVGYGDIYPKTTLGKLNAAISFLCGVIAIALPIHPIINNFVRYYNKQRVLETAAKHELELMELNSSSAVEGKAGGSRNDLDNLSPEAPGKEGPSWSSRLKISHSDTFIPLLTEEKHHRTRLQSCK, encoded by the coding sequence ATGGACGGAGCCGGGGAGCGCAGCCTCCCGGAGCCGGACAGCCGGGGCTCCCGGGCCGGCGACGACATCGAGATCGTCGTCAACGTGGGGGGCGTGCGGCAGGTGCTGTACGGAGACCTCCTCAGCCGGTACCCCGAGACCCGGCTGGCGGAGCTCATCAACTGCTTGGCGGGGGGCTACGacaccatcttctccctgtgcGACGACTACGACCCGGGGAAGCGCGAGTTCTACTTCGACAGGGACCCCGACGCGTTTAAGTGTGTCATTGAGGTGTACTATTTTGGGGAGGTCCACATGAAGAAGGGCATCTGCCCCATCTGCTTCAAGAACGAGATGGACTTCTGGAAAGTGGACCTCAAGTTCCTGGACGACTGCTGCAAGAGCCACCTGAGCGAGAAGCGCGAGGAGCTGGAGGAGATCGCGCGCCGCGTGCAGCTCATCCTGGACgacctgggtgtggacacggccgAGGGCCGCTGGCGCCGCTGCCAGAAGTGCGTCTGGAAGTTCCTGGAGAAGCCCGAGTCGTCGTGCCCGGCGAGGGTGGTGGCCGTGCTGTCCTTTCTGCTCATCCTCATCTCGTCGGTGGTCATGTGCATGGGCACCATCCCCGAGTTGCAGGTGCTGGACGCCGAGGGCAACCGCGTGGAGCACCCAACGCTGGAGAACGTGGAGACGGCGTGCATCGGCTGGTTCACGCTGGAGTACCTGCTGCGCCTCTTCTCCTCGCCCAACAAGCTGCACTTCGCCCTGTCCTTCATGAACATCGTGGACGTGCTGGCCATCCTCCCCTTCTACGTGAGCCTCACGCTCACGCACCTGGGCGCCCGCATGATGGAGCTGACCAACGTGCAGCAGGCCGTGCAGGCTCTGCGGATCATGCGCATCGCCCGCATCTTCAAGCTGGCGCGCCACTCCTCGGGCCTACAGACCCTCACCTACGCTCTCAAGCGCAGCTTCAAGGAGCTGGGGCTGCTGCTCATGTACCTGGccgtgggcatctttgtcttctcGGCCCTGGGATACACCATGGAGCAGAGCCACCCCGAGACCCTGTTTAAGAGCATCCCCCAGTCCTTCTGGTGGGCCATCATCACCATGACGACCGTCGGCTATGGTGATATCTACCCCAAGACCACCTTGGGCAAGCTAAACGCAGCCATCAGCTTCTTGTGTGGGGTCATTGCCATTGCCCTGCCCATCCACCCCATCATCAACAACTTTGTCAGGTACTACAACAAGCAGCGAGTCCTGGAGACCGCAGCCAAGCACGAGCTGGAGCTGATGGAGCTCAACTCCAGCAGTGCAGTCGAGGGCAAGGCGGGGGGCTCCCGCAATGACCTGGACAACCTCTCACCAGAGGCCCCCGGGAAGGAGGGGCCGAGCTGGAGCAGCCGGCTGAAGATCTCCCACAGCGACACCTTCATCCCCCTCCTGACAGAGGAGAAGCACCATAGGACCCGGCTCCAGAGTTGCAAGTGA